In a single window of the Paenibacillus sp. MMS20-IR301 genome:
- a CDS encoding alpha-glucosidase produces MNPKWWKESVAYQIYPISFMDSNGDGIGDLRGVLSKLDYLQDLGVDVIWICPVYKSPNHDNGYDISDYCEIMKEFGTMEDFDRLLQGLHTRGMKLMMDLVLNHTSHEHPWFIESRSSKDNPKRDYYIWRKGKNGGPPNNWESYFSGSVWELDPRTDEYYLHLYSRFQPDLNWENPAVISRLHEMVQWWLKKGVDGFRFDAIAHIVKAEGYPDALNPGGTPTVRAYDMFSNLAHVHTLLQNLHDQVLYYYDIMTVGETSGLGPEQALDYVGDGRRELNMTFQFEHMNLDAASPGSGKWDVVPWKLSELKKIISNWQTVLHNRGWNANYLCNHDQPRSVSRFGNDLYYRIPSAKMLATFIHMLEGTPYIYQGEELGMTNAAFESIDDYRDVETLNYYEDKRSSGVPEADIMAAIHSKSRDNARTPMQWDDGEEGGFTTGVPWIRVNSNSREINAASSIKDPDSIYHYYKKLIALRKKHQVIVYGEYGLLLEEHPEIYAYTRTLGDQRLLVILNFYEREPVFELPEDFGGAEKLELLISNYPPAKGDDLHNLKLRPYEARVYLQHTDSL; encoded by the coding sequence GTGAATCCTAAATGGTGGAAAGAGAGTGTGGCTTACCAGATTTATCCGATCAGCTTCATGGACAGTAACGGTGACGGGATCGGTGATCTGCGCGGAGTGCTGTCAAAGCTTGATTATCTGCAGGACCTTGGGGTGGATGTGATCTGGATCTGCCCGGTCTATAAGTCACCGAACCATGACAACGGTTATGACATCAGCGACTATTGCGAGATTATGAAGGAATTCGGGACGATGGAGGATTTTGACCGGCTGCTGCAGGGGCTGCATACCCGGGGCATGAAGCTGATGATGGATCTGGTGCTGAATCATACCTCACATGAGCATCCGTGGTTCATCGAATCCAGAAGCTCGAAGGACAACCCGAAGCGGGATTATTATATCTGGAGAAAAGGCAAAAACGGCGGCCCCCCGAACAACTGGGAATCCTATTTCAGCGGCTCGGTCTGGGAGCTTGATCCCCGCACGGATGAATATTATCTGCACCTGTATTCCCGGTTTCAGCCGGACCTGAACTGGGAGAACCCGGCAGTGATAAGCAGGCTCCATGAGATGGTGCAGTGGTGGCTGAAGAAGGGGGTTGACGGCTTCCGCTTTGATGCCATTGCCCATATTGTGAAGGCTGAAGGCTATCCCGATGCGCTGAATCCCGGAGGAACACCTACGGTCCGCGCATATGATATGTTCTCGAACCTTGCGCATGTGCACACGCTGCTGCAGAATCTGCATGATCAGGTGCTCTATTACTACGATATTATGACAGTCGGCGAGACTTCGGGCCTTGGCCCGGAGCAGGCGCTCGATTATGTCGGTGACGGACGGCGGGAGCTGAATATGACGTTTCAGTTCGAGCATATGAATCTGGATGCAGCCTCTCCGGGGAGCGGGAAATGGGATGTCGTGCCCTGGAAGCTGAGTGAGCTGAAGAAGATCATCAGCAACTGGCAGACGGTCCTGCATAACCGGGGCTGGAACGCCAACTATCTGTGCAACCACGATCAGCCGCGCTCGGTGTCACGGTTCGGCAATGACCTGTACTACCGTATCCCGTCCGCCAAAATGCTGGCCACCTTCATCCACATGCTGGAAGGCACGCCGTACATCTATCAGGGGGAGGAGCTTGGAATGACCAATGCGGCCTTCGAGTCGATTGACGACTACCGGGATGTGGAAACCCTGAACTATTATGAGGACAAGCGGTCCAGCGGCGTTCCTGAAGCCGATATTATGGCTGCTATCCACTCCAAGAGCCGGGATAATGCCCGCACGCCGATGCAGTGGGATGACGGGGAGGAAGGCGGATTTACTACGGGGGTTCCCTGGATCAGAGTCAACTCGAATTCCCGGGAGATTAATGCGGCAAGCAGCATCAAAGATCCTGATTCCATCTACCATTATTATAAAAAGCTGATTGCCCTGCGGAAAAAACACCAGGTGATCGTCTACGGGGAGTACGGGCTGCTGCTGGAGGAGCATCCCGAGATTTATGCGTACACCCGGACGCTCGGGGATCAGCGGCTGCTGGTCATCCTGAATTTCTATGAGCGGGAGCCGGTCTTTGAGCTGCCTGAGGATTTCGGGGGTGCCGAGAAGCTGGAGCTGCTGATTTCGAATTATCCGCCTGCCAAAGGGGACGACCTGCATAACCTGAAGCTGCGCCCTTATGAAGCGCGCGTGTACCTGCAGCATACGGACAGCTTATAA
- a CDS encoding class I SAM-dependent methyltransferase, whose amino-acid sequence MNEWYETSFGEDYLIVYRHRDFCGASHEVEKMISWLELPPGAGVLDLCCGMGRHSLALSKAGYEVTGVDLSEVLLREARSQKGAERVTWLRSDMRELPLAGGFDAVVNLFTSFGYFEEDEEQIKVLREIFRMLKPGGKFIIDFLNPAYVIRHLVPHSTRIDGDILIDESRSIEDGYVKKDIVLTSKGDDTPRKYHERVKLYPLDTFKQLLAAAGLQLEAVHGSYDEEEYDEEHSKRMIFVGIRP is encoded by the coding sequence ATGAATGAGTGGTATGAAACCAGCTTTGGCGAGGATTATTTAATTGTCTACCGGCACAGGGATTTCTGCGGCGCAAGCCATGAAGTGGAGAAGATGATCAGCTGGCTGGAGCTGCCTCCGGGAGCCGGGGTGCTGGATCTGTGCTGCGGAATGGGCCGCCATTCGCTGGCGCTGTCGAAGGCCGGTTACGAGGTGACCGGTGTAGATCTCTCCGAGGTGCTGCTGCGTGAAGCGCGTTCCCAGAAGGGGGCGGAGCGTGTGACCTGGCTGCGCTCCGATATGCGGGAGCTGCCGCTTGCCGGCGGTTTTGATGCGGTGGTCAATCTGTTCACCTCCTTCGGCTATTTCGAAGAGGATGAGGAGCAGATTAAGGTGCTGCGCGAAATCTTCAGGATGCTGAAGCCGGGCGGCAAATTTATTATAGATTTTCTTAATCCGGCCTATGTCATCCGTCACCTCGTACCGCACTCCACCCGCATAGACGGGGATATTCTGATTGATGAGTCCCGGAGCATCGAAGACGGCTATGTCAAAAAGGATATCGTCCTCACCTCCAAAGGGGATGATACGCCACGCAAATATCATGAGCGGGTAAAGCTCTACCCGCTGGATACGTTCAAACAGCTGCTTGCCGCCGCCGGGCTGCAGCTTGAGGCTGTTCACGGCAGCTATGATGAAGAAGAATATGACGAGGAGCATTCCAAGCGGATGATCTTTGTCGGTATCCGTCCGTAG
- a CDS encoding MBL fold metallo-hydrolase, which produces MVSGRRLGRGGDGIMRKAEIKDWEGGILQVSVPMDPPLRWVNSYFVTEPEGGITVIDPGPHTLEAELAWQGVLDELDLSWDHVRQIIVTHHHPDHYGLAGWMQARSGSRVWMSERAHAEARMSWGAEATLNESLPLLFLRHGMPEELVQGVREHLESFLAQVTPQAEVSYIDAAVPLVLGGREWTPVLTGGHAPGHVSLYEAGSGLLICGDAVLPQISPNVGLQPGSDPQPLQTFLEGLRMLRSLPVRRAFPGHREPFTAWAERADSLLRHHEERLDTAAQLLAGGPRSGFAVCEALFRGRVASAHQLRFAMSEALAHLEELVRRGRAAVLAAEPGGPLLFAAAGHN; this is translated from the coding sequence ATGGTATCAGGCAGAAGACTTGGAAGAGGCGGTGACGGCATTATGCGCAAGGCGGAGATTAAGGATTGGGAGGGCGGCATCCTGCAGGTGAGCGTGCCGATGGACCCGCCGCTGCGCTGGGTGAACAGCTATTTTGTCACAGAGCCGGAGGGCGGCATTACAGTCATCGACCCCGGCCCGCATACACTGGAGGCGGAGCTGGCCTGGCAGGGGGTGCTGGATGAGCTGGATCTCTCCTGGGATCATGTCCGGCAGATCATAGTGACCCATCACCATCCCGACCACTACGGGCTGGCGGGCTGGATGCAGGCCCGCAGCGGCAGCCGGGTCTGGATGTCGGAGCGGGCCCATGCAGAGGCCCGCATGTCCTGGGGGGCGGAGGCGACGCTCAATGAGTCGCTGCCGCTCTTGTTCCTCCGGCACGGCATGCCGGAGGAGCTGGTCCAGGGGGTCAGGGAGCATCTGGAGAGCTTCCTGGCCCAGGTCACTCCGCAGGCGGAGGTCAGCTATATCGACGCTGCGGTGCCTTTGGTGCTGGGCGGCCGGGAGTGGACGCCCGTGCTGACCGGCGGGCATGCGCCGGGCCATGTGTCTTTGTATGAGGCCGGCAGCGGGCTCCTGATCTGCGGCGATGCTGTGCTGCCGCAGATCTCGCCCAATGTCGGCCTGCAGCCCGGCAGCGATCCGCAGCCGCTGCAGACCTTTCTTGAGGGGCTGCGTATGCTGCGCAGCCTGCCTGTGCGCCGTGCGTTCCCGGGGCACCGGGAGCCGTTCACGGCGTGGGCGGAGCGGGCGGACAGCCTGCTCCGGCACCATGAGGAGCGGCTGGACACCGCCGCTCAGCTGCTGGCCGGCGGACCGCGAAGCGGGTTCGCCGTGTGCGAGGCGCTGTTCCGCGGCCGCGTGGCCAGCGCGCATCAGCTGCGCTTCGCCATGAGCGAGGCGCTCGCGCACCTGGAGGAGCTGGTGCGCCGCGGCCGGGCGGCTGTGCTGGCGGCAGAGCCGGGCGGGCCGCTGCTGTTCGCGGCGGCGGGGCATAACTGA
- a CDS encoding TetR/AcrR family transcriptional regulator: MDRRIGKTREAIFTSFISLMAGKNFEQITINEIAERANVSRGTVYLHFVDKYDLLDQCIETQMQQLCESCLAAGEDEQFASGEALLRTAEYLERHAFVFTTLLNNKGVPAFRTRLHAILLQGLSGQIEMDGLNRGMNKELLLQFLASAVVGVMEWWITHSMPYPAKDMIADILNLMERNQMVPRQPVP; the protein is encoded by the coding sequence ATGGACAGAAGAATCGGTAAAACGCGGGAGGCTATTTTCACGTCTTTTATCAGCCTGATGGCCGGAAAAAATTTCGAGCAGATTACCATTAATGAAATTGCCGAACGGGCTAACGTGAGCAGGGGGACGGTCTATCTGCATTTCGTGGACAAATATGATCTGCTGGACCAATGCATTGAAACCCAGATGCAGCAGCTGTGTGAGAGCTGTCTGGCTGCCGGGGAGGATGAGCAGTTTGCCTCAGGGGAGGCGCTGCTGCGGACGGCCGAATACCTGGAGCGGCATGCGTTTGTATTCACAACTCTGCTGAATAATAAAGGGGTGCCTGCCTTCAGAACCCGTCTGCACGCGATTCTGCTGCAGGGGCTGAGCGGGCAAATCGAGATGGACGGGCTGAACAGGGGAATGAACAAGGAGCTGCTGCTGCAGTTTCTGGCTTCGGCTGTAGTGGGGGTCATGGAGTGGTGGATCACCCATTCGATGCCGTATCCTGCCAAGGATATGATTGCCGACATCCTGAATCTGATGGAGCGTAACCAGATGGTGCCCCGGCAGCCGGTCCCCTGA
- a CDS encoding phosphatidylglycerophosphatase A, which translates to MSDAKIPYSLNSKAVAEATRFWLQKRGVTILEIAELVMLLQKKYYPGLTMEECVHNVEMVLSKREVQNAVLTGIQLDVLAEEGKLFAPLQDMIENDEGLYGVDEILAFSIVNVYGSIGFTNYGYVDKLKPGVLERLNDKTTGQIHTYLDDIVGAVAAAASSRIAHRKQAEREQELGLPHAPEDVEEAARRRAEEKARPE; encoded by the coding sequence ATGTCAGATGCCAAAATCCCTTACAGCCTCAACAGCAAAGCCGTCGCCGAAGCCACCCGGTTCTGGCTGCAGAAACGCGGGGTAACGATCCTTGAGATTGCCGAGCTCGTCATGCTGCTGCAGAAGAAATACTACCCGGGCCTGACTATGGAGGAATGTGTCCATAACGTGGAAATGGTGCTGAGCAAACGCGAGGTACAAAACGCAGTATTGACTGGCATCCAGCTTGATGTGCTGGCCGAAGAGGGCAAGCTGTTTGCACCGCTGCAGGATATGATTGAGAATGATGAAGGGCTGTACGGCGTGGATGAGATTCTGGCATTCTCCATCGTGAATGTATACGGCAGCATCGGGTTCACCAATTACGGCTATGTAGACAAGCTGAAACCCGGCGTGCTGGAGCGGCTGAATGACAAAACAACCGGCCAGATCCACACCTACCTGGACGATATCGTCGGTGCCGTGGCCGCAGCCGCCAGCAGCCGTATTGCCCACCGCAAGCAGGCTGAACGCGAGCAGGAGCTCGGATTGCCGCACGCCCCTGAGGATGTGGAGGAAGCAGCCCGGCGGAGGGCAGAGGAGAAGGCAAGACCGGAATAA
- a CDS encoding GerMN domain-containing protein has product MKHLRGMSAACMLAIPLLLSGCSLFGSESAAVDPPPSEVEAQMLRISGEGGLDTGVFGPVSADEGALAAGEEEAGAAAAAGERTTVFLEDQHGLLAPVSLALPQGDSMVMVKDSLTALVSKGAYASVLPDGFQGVLPAGTEVKSVSVGQDKLAVVEFNAAFNDYEPANERKILEALTWTLTGQEDIQGVQLWVDGKKLTEMPLQGTPLDRPLSRTMGINLAKSNALKMNSSAVTVYFSAASPDGIHQYYVPVTRFVPAGGDRVEAALNELIAGPQSENGLEMVMTQGTVLDAVEAGQNGVVTVSLTDDMFEGSTTIPEEMLESVVLTVAQNTDDALVQIRLNGKSTVTGTNDVDYGQPVSAPEYVNELPL; this is encoded by the coding sequence ATGAAACACCTCCGCGGGATGTCTGCGGCTTGTATGCTGGCCATTCCGCTTTTGCTCTCCGGCTGCAGCCTGTTTGGTTCCGAATCCGCTGCAGTAGATCCGCCGCCAAGTGAGGTTGAAGCGCAAATGCTGCGGATCAGCGGGGAAGGCGGACTGGACACGGGAGTTTTCGGCCCTGTCTCGGCGGATGAGGGTGCTCTGGCAGCGGGAGAAGAAGAGGCTGGAGCAGCTGCGGCGGCCGGAGAACGGACAACTGTCTTCCTGGAGGATCAGCATGGCCTGCTGGCTCCGGTATCGCTGGCTTTGCCGCAAGGGGACAGCATGGTCATGGTGAAGGATTCGCTTACCGCACTGGTCAGCAAGGGAGCGTATGCTTCAGTGCTGCCTGATGGCTTCCAGGGGGTATTGCCGGCCGGGACAGAAGTGAAAAGTGTATCGGTAGGCCAGGATAAGCTGGCGGTTGTTGAATTCAATGCCGCATTTAATGACTATGAGCCTGCGAATGAACGCAAAATCCTTGAGGCGCTCACCTGGACGCTCACCGGACAGGAGGATATCCAGGGTGTGCAGCTGTGGGTGGACGGCAAAAAGCTGACCGAAATGCCGCTGCAGGGCACACCGCTGGACCGGCCGCTCTCCCGCACAATGGGGATCAACCTGGCAAAATCGAATGCGCTCAAGATGAACTCTAGCGCGGTGACAGTCTACTTCTCGGCAGCTTCACCTGACGGTATTCACCAGTATTATGTTCCGGTTACCCGGTTTGTACCCGCCGGGGGGGACCGTGTTGAAGCGGCCTTGAATGAGCTCATAGCCGGCCCGCAGTCGGAGAACGGCCTGGAGATGGTAATGACGCAGGGGACCGTGCTTGATGCGGTGGAGGCCGGACAGAACGGGGTGGTTACAGTCTCCCTGACGGATGATATGTTCGAAGGCAGTACTACCATTCCTGAAGAAATGCTCGAATCCGTGGTGCTGACGGTTGCCCAGAATACGGATGATGCGCTGGTGCAGATCCGGCTGAACGGCAAGAGTACGGTGACAGGAACCAATGATGTAGATTACGGCCAGCCGGTCTCGGCACCGGAATATGTGAACGAGCTGCCGCTGTAG
- the rph gene encoding ribonuclease PH: protein MRSNGRNEDQLRPLTITTQTNKYAEGSVIIEMGDTKVICTATVDEKVPPFLKGQGKGWVTAEYSMLPRATQTRNQREAARGKLTGRTMEIQRLIGRALRSVVNLQALGERSITLDCDVIQADGGTRTASITGAFVAMAFAINRIALQHKLAVFPITDFLGAISVGVVGDQTLLDLNYEEDSKAKVDMNVVMTGGGAFVEVQGTGEDRPFTRQELDQLLGLGEKGIYELIAVQKEVLGTIALKIPSGQPGQEV, encoded by the coding sequence ATGAGATCAAACGGGCGCAACGAAGACCAGCTCCGGCCGCTGACAATAACGACCCAGACCAACAAATATGCAGAGGGCTCTGTCATCATTGAGATGGGAGATACCAAGGTCATCTGCACGGCAACCGTGGACGAGAAGGTTCCGCCGTTTCTGAAGGGGCAAGGCAAGGGCTGGGTGACCGCCGAATATTCCATGCTTCCCCGGGCTACCCAGACCCGTAACCAGCGTGAAGCGGCACGCGGCAAGCTTACCGGGCGGACGATGGAGATTCAGCGTCTGATCGGCCGGGCACTCCGTTCTGTCGTGAATCTGCAGGCGCTTGGCGAACGCAGCATCACCCTGGACTGCGATGTAATCCAGGCGGACGGGGGAACGCGGACGGCTTCGATTACCGGCGCTTTTGTAGCGATGGCCTTTGCGATCAACCGGATTGCGCTGCAGCATAAGCTGGCTGTATTTCCGATTACGGACTTCTTAGGTGCGATCAGTGTCGGTGTAGTCGGCGACCAGACGCTGCTCGATCTGAATTATGAAGAGGATTCCAAAGCGAAGGTTGATATGAACGTGGTTATGACCGGCGGCGGTGCTTTTGTTGAGGTTCAAGGCACAGGTGAGGATCGTCCGTTTACCCGCCAGGAGCTGGATCAGCTGCTGGGACTGGGAGAGAAGGGAATCTATGAGCTGATCGCTGTGCAAAAGGAAGTCCTTGGCACAATTGCGCTCAAAATCCCTTCCGGCCAGCCCGGACAGGAGGTATAG
- a CDS encoding XTP/dITP diphosphatase produces the protein MESGSAILIVATKNKGKVREFQHAFAPLGLTVKSMFDYPDLPDVVEDGVTFAENAFKKSKAVGDALGYPVLADDSGLCVEALDGSPGVYSARYAGEPADDEANNLKLLSELEGLKQGEDTGQPLLSPARFVCALSLYDPADGRELTAEGTVEGWITSEPAGAGGFGYDPLFYLPQFEKTMAELTLEEKQAVSHRGTALRLLTGKLAERQHGKE, from the coding sequence ATGGAGTCCGGCAGCGCTATCCTGATTGTTGCAACGAAGAACAAGGGCAAGGTGCGCGAATTTCAGCACGCGTTCGCACCGCTGGGGCTAACCGTCAAGAGCATGTTTGACTACCCGGACCTGCCGGATGTGGTCGAGGACGGGGTGACCTTTGCCGAGAATGCGTTCAAGAAATCCAAGGCGGTCGGGGATGCACTCGGATATCCGGTGCTTGCGGATGATTCCGGTCTATGCGTAGAAGCGCTGGACGGAAGCCCGGGAGTCTACTCGGCCCGCTACGCCGGTGAGCCGGCTGATGATGAAGCGAATAACCTGAAGCTGCTGAGCGAGCTGGAGGGGCTGAAGCAGGGTGAGGATACCGGCCAGCCGCTGCTGAGTCCGGCCCGGTTCGTCTGCGCGTTGTCGTTATATGATCCGGCGGATGGCCGGGAGCTGACGGCGGAAGGAACGGTGGAGGGCTGGATTACCTCTGAGCCGGCCGGTGCGGGCGGATTCGGCTACGATCCGCTGTTCTATCTTCCGCAGTTCGAGAAGACCATGGCAGAGCTGACGCTGGAAGAGAAGCAGGCGGTCAGCCACCGGGGAACGGCACTGCGGCTGCTGACCGGGAAGCTGGCTGAACGCCAGCATGGCAAAGAATAG
- a CDS encoding IS110 family transposase, whose protein sequence is MKSNRKDITNQRIERITMQHAVVGIDIAKDVHAAQMTDFRGRSLTPRHLSFSNTLEGFEKFLRWAREAQSKHRLTSLLIGLEPTGHYWFNFANWLLEQGIEVVLVNPVTTHRNKENRDNSPSKNDPKDALVIADVVSRGYYTDYLAQAAVFDRLKTLMSNREYWVKQGISLGNRIVRWIDLYFPEFRQVFPDWTTLRSLASLRACPLPCDLKGRSVEEVMDLWRKQGMKRAAGVSGRAKAAVLLATAARSIGDTRAVEEARQDLGHLLQTYDNVMAMLDEMDEALQSLLEEIPLAEQLRSIRGLGDLTVAAILAGAGDLRLYAHGRQLLRRAGLNLAECTSGTSKGKIKLSKRGDSTLRKHLYWGMLSLLRQNPDFKRWHANNQARGLKKQASLFKLIGKLARILIGMVQRGETYRGADFSPVAA, encoded by the coding sequence ATGAAGTCTAACCGAAAAGATATAACGAATCAACGCATTGAACGAATTACCATGCAGCATGCCGTAGTCGGAATCGACATTGCCAAGGATGTGCATGCCGCACAGATGACCGACTTTCGCGGGCGTTCACTCACGCCCCGTCACTTGTCGTTCTCCAACACGCTGGAAGGCTTCGAAAAGTTCTTGCGCTGGGCAAGGGAAGCTCAGTCGAAGCATCGTCTGACCTCCCTGCTCATTGGTCTGGAGCCCACCGGTCATTACTGGTTTAACTTCGCGAACTGGTTACTTGAACAAGGGATCGAGGTGGTACTGGTCAATCCGGTGACGACCCACCGCAACAAGGAAAACCGGGATAATAGTCCATCGAAGAACGACCCTAAGGATGCGCTTGTCATTGCGGATGTCGTCAGCCGTGGCTATTACACCGACTACCTCGCTCAGGCGGCGGTCTTCGACCGGCTGAAGACGCTAATGAGCAACCGGGAGTATTGGGTCAAGCAAGGGATAAGCCTGGGCAATCGCATCGTCCGCTGGATCGACCTGTACTTCCCCGAATTCCGCCAAGTCTTTCCGGACTGGACGACGCTTCGCTCGCTGGCGTCACTTCGCGCCTGCCCTTTGCCGTGTGACCTCAAGGGACGCAGCGTCGAGGAAGTCATGGACCTGTGGCGCAAACAAGGCATGAAACGGGCGGCAGGTGTCAGCGGCCGTGCGAAAGCGGCGGTCTTGCTGGCGACGGCCGCGCGCAGTATTGGCGATACCCGGGCGGTGGAGGAAGCCAGGCAAGACCTCGGCCACCTCCTCCAAACCTACGACAACGTCATGGCCATGCTCGACGAAATGGACGAAGCCCTCCAATCGCTGCTGGAGGAAATCCCCTTGGCTGAGCAGTTGCGAAGCATCCGCGGGCTGGGAGATCTGACGGTGGCTGCCATTTTGGCCGGAGCCGGGGATTTGCGCCTTTATGCGCATGGCCGACAATTGCTAAGGCGCGCCGGCCTGAACTTGGCGGAGTGCACTTCCGGTACATCCAAAGGGAAAATCAAGCTCTCCAAACGCGGCGACAGTACGCTACGCAAACACTTATACTGGGGGATGCTGAGTCTGTTGCGGCAAAACCCCGACTTCAAGCGCTGGCACGCAAACAACCAGGCACGAGGCCTGAAGAAGCAAGCTTCGCTGTTTAAGCTCATTGGCAAACTGGCTCGCATCCTAATTGGCATGGTGCAGCGAGGGGAAACCTACCGTGGTGCTGATTTCTCCCCCGTAGCCGCATAA